A genome region from Leguminivora glycinivorella isolate SPB_JAAS2020 chromosome 13, LegGlyc_1.1, whole genome shotgun sequence includes the following:
- the LOC125232975 gene encoding uncharacterized protein LOC125232975 isoform X3 has protein sequence MKELIKKRGHIKSRLTKFSGYIRELAEKVLCAAQVTELQLRIAKLECVYNTYDEIQTKLEYMAEDDEAQLDERSEFEDLYYSSVAAAKELVTMHSKVAPSDGGSDNNTRRHPHVKSTVRICWKPWRWTGPGAARPGRSPLAPALPPLRTRAPLCDKLRKSVS, from the exons AtgaaagagttaattaaaaAAAGGGGTCATATTAAGTCGCGATTAACTAAATTTTCAGGTTACATACGCGAGTTAGCCGAAAAAGTGTTGTGTGCGGCTCAGGTGACGGAACTTCAACTTCGGATTGCTAAATTGGAATGTGTTTACAACACGTATGATGAAATTCAAACCAAGTTGGAGTACATGGCAGAGGATGACGAGGCCCAGTTAGACGAGAGGTCTGAGTTCGAGGATTTATACTACTCGTCAGTCGCGGCGGCTAAGGAATTGGTAACCATGCATTCCAAGGTCGCGCCTAGCGATGGGGGTTCCGACAACAATACGCGGCGCCATCCACATGTAAAAT CGACCGTGCGGATCTGTTGGAAACCATGGCGATGGACGGGCCCGGGCGCCGCGCGTCCTGGCCGCTCGCCGCTGGCGCCGGCGCTGCCTCCGCTGCGCACGCGCGCTCCGCTGTGCGACAAGTTAAGGAAAAGTGTTTCGTAG
- the LOC125232975 gene encoding uncharacterized protein LOC125232975 isoform X2: protein MKELIKKRGHIKSRLTKFSGYIRELAEKVLCAAQVTELQLRIAKLECVYNTYDEIQTKLEYMAEDDEAQLDERSEFEDLYYSSVAAAKELVTMHSKVAPSDGGSDNNTRRHPHVKCKLPTISLPKFGGSYDTWLEFRDTFDSLINNDDSIDDVNKFHYLRASLVGSAAIIVQSLALSSSNYKIAWQLLCDRYNNKRLLVNNHIKAIFNLTPITKESPTAIRHLIDTICKNIRALATLDEPTTHWDTLLVYIICQKLDNVTRREWEEFVPSCETITFDAIIHFLSDRADLLETMAMDGPGRRASWPLAAGAGAASAAHARSAVRQVKEKCFVGLDERQTNTLFRLPV from the coding sequence AtgaaagagttaattaaaaAAAGGGGTCATATTAAGTCGCGATTAACTAAATTTTCAGGTTACATACGCGAGTTAGCCGAAAAAGTGTTGTGTGCGGCTCAGGTGACGGAACTTCAACTTCGGATTGCTAAATTGGAATGTGTTTACAACACGTATGATGAAATTCAAACCAAGTTGGAGTACATGGCAGAGGATGACGAGGCCCAGTTAGACGAGAGGTCTGAGTTCGAGGATTTATACTACTCGTCAGTCGCGGCGGCTAAGGAATTGGTAACCATGCATTCCAAGGTCGCGCCTAGCGATGGGGGTTCCGACAACAATACGCGGCGCCATCCACATGTAAAATGTAAGTTACCTACCATTTCTTTACCGAAGTTTGGAGGCTCGTATGATACATGGCTTGAGTTTCGTGACACATTCGATAGTTTAATTAATAATGACGACTCCATTGATGATGTAAATAAGTTTCATTATCTGCGGGCTTCATTAGTAGGAAGTGCCGCGATAATTGTACAATCCTTAGCCTTATCTAGTAGTAACTATAAAATAGCCTGGCAGTTATTATGCGATAGGTACAATAACAAGCGGTTATTGGTGAATAATCATATTAAGGCCATATTTAATTTAACCCCAATTACCAAGGAGTCGCCGACAGCTATTAGGCATCTTATAGATACGATATGTAAAAATATACGTGCGTTAGCGACCCTTGATGAACCAACCACCCATTgggatacattattagtttatATAATATGTCAAAAACTTGACAATGTTACTAGACGAGAGTGGGAGGAGTTTGTGCCTAGTTGCGAAACAATTACTTTCGATGCTATCATACATTTCCTCAGCGACCGTGCGGATCTGTTGGAAACCATGGCGATGGACGGGCCCGGGCGCCGCGCGTCCTGGCCGCTCGCCGCTGGCGCCGGCGCTGCCTCCGCTGCGCACGCGCGCTCCGCTGTGCGACAAGTTAAGGAAAAGTGTTTCGTAGGACTAGATGAACGTCAAACTAATACT
- the LOC125232668 gene encoding uncharacterized protein LOC125232668: protein MSDTEVETPRRPVQAPGVGAGAGEAVSHISVKPPPFYPDKPTMWFAQLDGQFNLTKITSDSTKFYHAISVLEYKYAVEVEDIITNPPASDKYGTLRRELIARLSSSKQERLKQLMSKEELGDRKPSQFLRHIRSLAGADYPDDFIRHLWMSRLPTVLQSIVAYQDNLPLDTVAQMADKVHEVTPPGPGYQVAAASASSVPVSVIDQLHLKIDALTSRLDAMSTSRGRQGPPRSRSRGKPRNRSRSRSRAGKPSGDGQRLCWYHYKYADKADKCLSPCAYSKN from the coding sequence atgtcTGATACCGAGGTTGAGACACCTAGGAGGCCGGTGCAGGCCCCTGGGGTGGGGGCCGGCGCTGGTGAAGCAGTGAGTCACATTAGCGTAAAACCGCCGCCGTTTTATCCGGATAAGCCGACTATGTGGTTCGCGCAGCTCGACGGCCAGTTTAATTTGACCAAGATTACGAGTGACAGTACCAAGTTTTATCACGCCATATCGGTTTTGGAATACAAGTACGCGGTTGAAGTGGAAGATATTATTACCAACCCGCCGGCGAGTGATAAATATGGTACACTTAGAAGAGAGCTCATAGCTCGGTTGTCGAGCTCTAAGCAGGAGCGTTTGAAGCAATTGATGTCGAAAGAGGAGCTCGGCGACAGGAAGCCGAGCCAGTTCCTGCGGCATATCCGGAGTTTAGCGGGTGCGGATTATCCGGATGACTTTATCCGGCACTTGTGGATGAGCCGGTTACCGACGGTGCTACAGAGTATTGTCGCTTATCAGGACAACTTGCCCTTGGATACGGTAGCCCAGATGGCGGACAAGGTGCATGAAGTTACACCGCCGGGACCCGGTTATCAGGTGGCTGCGGCTTCAGCATCTAGCGTTCCAGTTTCTGTAATCGACCAGTTGCACCTGAAAATCGACGCGTTGACGTCGAGGCTTGACGCGATGTCCACCTCCCGGGGCCGTCAAGGTCCGCCCCGGTCGAGGTCCCGCGGCAAGCCACGGAACCGTTCCCGGAGCCGTTCGCGGGCGGGCAAGCCCAGCGGCGACGGCCAGCGCCTATGCTGGTACCACTACAAATACGCGGATAAAGCAGATAAGTGCCTTTCCCCCTGTGCGTACTCAAAAAACTAG